TCGCCGGGTGACGCCCTTGTCCGCTCCCTTCCAGCTTCCCCAGGTTCAGGCCCTGCGCATTCCCTGCGTGCTGATGCGCGGCGGCACCTCGCGCGGCCCGTTCTTCCTGGAGGCCGACCTGCCGAGCGATCCGGCGGCGCGCGACCGGGTCCTGCTCGCCGCCATGGGCTCACCGCATATGTTGCAGCTCGACGGGCTCGGGGGCGGCAATTCGCTGACCAGCAAGGTCGCGATCGTCAGTCGCTCCAGCCGGCCCGATGCCGATGTCGACTATCTCTTCGCTCAGGTCGCAGTCGAGCGCGCCCATGTCGATCTCAGCCCGAACTGCGGCAACATGCTCTCCGCTGTCGGCCCCTTCGCGATCGAGGCCGGCCTAGTGCCGGCGGTCGATGGCGAGACGATCGTGCGTATCCACAACCGCAACACCGGCGCATTGATCGAGGCTGCCGTGATGACGCCGGGCGGCGTCGTTGCCTATGATGGCGCAACCGCGATCGACGGTGTCGCCGGCACGGCGGCCCCGATCAGGCTGGGCTTTCTTCAAGCCGTCGGCTCCAAGACCGGGGCACTGCTGCCGACCGGCTTTGCTCGCGAGGAGATTGACGGCGTCCCGGTGACGCTGATCGACTACGCCACGCCGATGCTGCTGCTGCGGGCCGCTGATCTCGGCCTCGCCGGCGACGAGACCCCGGCTGAGCTCGACGCCGATGCCGCCCTGCTGGCGCGATTGGAGCGGCTGCGCCGCGAGGCCGGCCACCGTATGGGGCTCGGTGATGTCACCGGCCGGGTCATCCCAAAGGTGGGAGTACTCTCGCCGGCACGCCGCGGCGGCAGCCTGACCTCGCGCTATTTCACGCCGGATCGCTGCCATCGCAGCCATGCCGTAAC
This sequence is a window from Bosea vestrisii. Protein-coding genes within it:
- a CDS encoding 4-oxalomesaconate tautomerase, which produces MSAPFQLPQVQALRIPCVLMRGGTSRGPFFLEADLPSDPAARDRVLLAAMGSPHMLQLDGLGGGNSLTSKVAIVSRSSRPDADVDYLFAQVAVERAHVDLSPNCGNMLSAVGPFAIEAGLVPAVDGETIVRIHNRNTGALIEAAVMTPGGVVAYDGATAIDGVAGTAAPIRLGFLQAVGSKTGALLPTGFAREEIDGVPVTLIDYATPMLLLRAADLGLAGDETPAELDADAALLARLERLRREAGHRMGLGDVTGRVIPKVGVLSPARRGGSLTSRYFTPDRCHRSHAVTGALCVAAASRIAGSVAAEMLSPETGSLVTIEHPSGAIQVDLALDAAGQVTRASLVRTARRIFEGNVIVPASTILALAERAETGGELTHDDHAPPSLQPDHGRRGQHLPA